From the Juglans microcarpa x Juglans regia isolate MS1-56 chromosome 7D, Jm3101_v1.0, whole genome shotgun sequence genome, the window TTTGGACCAGCTGACATCCTCTGCCCCAGTATGCGAGGGATAGAAGGTCGCCTGTCCAATCTCATAGAGGTGCATGACATATGATTATAATGTAAAAGATGTTATATCTATGTACGTGCAGAACTGACAACCCCTCCTGCAGGAATTGGACTAAACTGAACGCCTGATGTCACTTCGATTCACCATGAGCTAAGTATTAGCAGATTAATGTATTAGCAGATTAATTTAATGATTGCTTACTCTGCCATCTCGTAGTTCGAAGATGATGGAATCTTCAGAAAATGGTATTGGCCGTGTTGAGGCCACctgcatatatatttaaaagtttagaatGCTCACCATTTATATTGCTTCTTAAAGATATACTAGCCATTAGTGCAGTTGGGCACTTACTACCTACCTTGGGGTCACAGTTTTCACTAAGATCATGTAGGGTTCCTGAATTCATCTCCAATCTAGCTGCAAAATCTTTGTCAACACAAATTTCTTCTTTCGTCTCTCTTTCTTCGCCTTGTCTTTGATTTTCAACAATCATATTTCCCATGTACGGAAACCCACAACTTTTCCATTTCCATGTCATTTCATCCATGTATCTCAGATATACTTTTCCATCTGAGCCAATCGAAAACAGTTTATTACCATCAAAGCATGGGCCTGGTGAGCCAACCAAGGTCACTCCCTTATATGGAGTTCCATGTTCCACCCAATTCCACCCATCCAATGTGTTCCAGTGATATTCAACTAGTCCACCATCTTCTGAAAGCATGAAAATTGAGCCTGTAAGTGAAGGTAAAGATGGCCTCATAGCAGTTCCAGGCAATTTTGATAGAACCAAATGCTGAGACTGGTAATGCTCATGCCACAATTCAGTCACTTTGTTGTACTGATACAGCCGACCATTCCTTCCTAATACGAACACCACATTTTCCCTGAACATTTCCTGATCTACTATAGTTGCAATTTTACTGTTTGGAGGGTTTCGGCAGTCTTTCCATTTAAACTTCCTCAGGGCAACCTACAGAAAAAATTGGGTTACGATCAGTCAGTCTCCTTCTGTGATATCATTTGGGGAGTCATGGTCAATGTTTTAGGCTTATGCAGCTGGGAACACTGTGTTTAGAGTAGTAAGAAACAGCTTTCCAATTACTTTTACTATGCTACATTAATGTCTCTGGATACAACTTCCAAAACTTGTTTGCGCTGATGGcacaataagaaaatttatgtaattattagattattataatGTTCTATAAAGCTGATATGCTAAAATGGGAGAAGCATTGTCAGTAATtgtacaattttattttcactaGGGGACTAATTTACATTCTATATGGTTCTTGTAACTTACTGTGAACTGTAGTAATCTTCCAGTTTTGCTCACAAAGAAGAGTGCATCTTCTGTTGTAACTCTCATAGCTTTACCTGGCATTCCATCCCATGGAGGGCCTCCAGTAACTTGCCTTCCTTTCGTCAAAGCAGTGCAATTTATCCATGTCAGCTCATTGCTGCTTCTTTCCCTAATAAGCAAACTCCCGTATGTGTCAACAACATATAAACTTCCATTGTAGTTTCCTAGTGCACCTTTGATAGCAGTTGTGTGGTCATGTCTCAGCCAAAGCCATACATTTTCAGTATATAGATACTCAAAGGTCAAACCAGCATCTGCTATTAGGAAAAATGATCTACCTCCTTGCATCACTCTTAGACGAAAGTTTGTGGTGATCCAATTGTCTTGGGAACTAGATTCTTCGGTAGATATCATTCGGCCACCACCTGAGGCACCTGGCGGTAGATAAGCTTGTTCTTGGCTTCCCTTCCGCCTTCTTGTCATTGATCGCAATGTTCCTATACCATTAAGGTCGTCTTTTGAACCAAGGATGCAATTTGTGGGTCCACGTTCTTCTGTGCAATACTCAGAATTCCATCCTTCGCTCTCTGGGGCGTCTATTAATGACCATATATATTTGGTCGATGCTTTTCTTCGGACATTAACTTGTTGATTTGGTCCTGTACTTTCACCACCTAAGCCTGGTAGATGCAGTTCTGCAAGTCTTCCATCATCTAGTGGAAATACCATCCTGCCAACATGAAATTGTAGTCCAGCAATACCTCTTGCGGCTTTTGCATATGGGGGATGCATATGACTCACCCACGCGTCTGGAATTTGGTTCTCTTGAGCAATACCTGTTTTCATGTGAAGTTTACCTCAGGATGAATTCCATACAGAAACCACAATTCATCTTAAGTGCCTAAACTCTTACAGGAGGCTTGTTTaataacttttttgttttttaacacGATTAGCAGCCCGTTGCAGCTCATTTAAATGAGTCTATGAAGTGCAACTAGTAGGGTATATGATCTGATATTCTTCATGTTTATCACTGTTTGTCATTCTTTTGTGAATAGATTTGAGAATTAAAACCCTTAAAGGATGCTAAGCTTGAAGGAAATAATGAAGGTAGAAGATGCACTGTTAAGTCGCATATAATTTAACTCAGGCGCAAATTTTCAAGGTGAGGATTGAAAGTTACTAAGCTTTGAATATATCTATGACTGAGTGTAGGAATTgaatctttttgttttgatgagTTATGCTAATGATTGAGCAGTCAGTTCTAAGGTGAGTGAGGTCATCAAAGTTTATTTCACAGTAAGAACTGAGTCAatccttttatttaaaaaatctcatGAAACTGAGTTGTGATTCTTTCACACTCCAACCCCCTGTCGTTTTATGCTTTGATTATTCTGTGTAATTAGCGCCTTCCAACTCATCATTTTCCCGTATAAGTTCCTTGTTTTCTAGTTTCTTTCCTCCCTTCACATTATTTCTGCATCAAGGAAATAATATCTCTTCAAGGACACTCAAGATTTTAGGCATTTTTATGTTCATAttcctttatttctttgtttatgGCTCTTATAACTACCGAGATAGCATGCAAATTACCTTAGGACTGATTTTTCTGTATTCCCTCCTCGCAATCTCTGATGGACAATCTTAGATTTTCTAAAATGGACAACCTTAGTTATTTCAGAAGAAGTTTTTAACTACTTGTGTGTAAAAAAAGGGTTTCTTGATCAAAAGTAATAACTGAACTCTGGTGGTTTTTTGAAGGAAATTTTCTTGAACTTCTTATTGTTCTCAATGTTTTAGTGTGTTAAAGTGTAAATATGCAATTTGAATTATAACTTTCAGTGAATGCTAAAGGTGGTAAGCAAACCCTTTCAAGAGAATATGCATGAACCTGAAAGATTCAAATCGGGAACGGCTGCTAAAggtaaattaattgatagaactaACATCATTAGTTTCTTCACAAGGCCTACCTGATTGTTTCAGTATTCGATATTCATAAATGAATCCAGTAGATGTGGTGAGAAacaatgagaataatttttcatttagctCTTCATGCAGAACTGGTGTGATAGCTGTAAGATGCTCATCTTTTGGACTTCCATGGACTACCCATTTCCACTTCCTTTGGTGTAGTCGTCTCTCTATCAAACTACCACCCTATATAGATGCAAAATCTCTTGATGTAatgtgaaatttgaaaagaaaaagtaagatGAAAAACAATTATCAGAAGAAGTAAGGTTAGATCCATGcgtgtaaataaataaaagcttGATAGATATAAAAGATACTAGAAGACAAGATTCTCCAGCTTTATTAAAACAGAGGATTCTTTGTTTGTAGTGCAGTGGAAGTAATCCATTGCATCCCAAGTTCTTTAgcaaatcacaaaaaattttgTACCTTCAAAATTTTAAGGATTCCACCAATGTTAGAAAATTTGTATCACTGAAACGTTGGTTGATTTATTCCCGTATTGTTTTTCTTCAACCATTCTTCAGATCATCCTAATAGTTTTCACTTTCTGTACACTCTAATTTAGATCATCACTATTTGTTATAGATATATGCATTGTTTTATAGACACTTGCAGAAAAAAGTACCTTAgttaaaagaaagagagatataGAGTGATCTCCAGTCAGGCCGTGTGAAGTGCACCCCATTGATGGAATCAGAGAAGCATCATGTCCTGTTCCTTCTCTCCATATATGCTTCTTCCATGATGGTTTTGAGCTTCTATCATATTCATAAAGATCTCCTATAGAACTGCATTATACAGCGAAATGTTTAGCTTGATATGATAATAAAGCACTCTGATGATGCCATTGTTCTTTCACTTCTTTGTAACATTGGTAActtcataatttcatttgtGGTCTTTTGCTGGTCTA encodes:
- the LOC121238842 gene encoding uncharacterized protein LOC121238842 isoform X2 — protein: MLIKSGAVSHDGVRVYFCTRKGALIELSEVEPPRWVYHGRPPGANVAAIADASAIRTEVVYTISSIGDLYEYDRSSKPSWKKHIWREGTGHDASLIPSMGCTSHGLTGDHSISLFLLTKGGSLIERRLHQRKWKWVVHGSPKDEHLTAITPVLHEELNEKLFSLFLTTSTGFIYEYRILKQSGIAQENQIPDAWVSHMHPPYAKAARGIAGLQFHVGRMVFPLDDGRLAELHLPGLGGESTGPNQQVNVRRKASTKYIWSLIDAPESEGWNSEYCTEERGPTNCILGSKDDLNGIGTLRSMTRRRKGSQEQAYLPPGASGGGRMISTEESSSQDNWITTNFRLRVMQGGRSFFLIADAGLTFEYLYTENVWLWLRHDHTTAIKGALGNYNGSLYVVDTYGSLLIRERSSNELTWINCTALTKGRQVTGGPPWDGMPGKAMRVTTEDALFFVSKTGRLLQFTVALRKFKWKDCRNPPNSKIATIVDQEMFRENVVFVLGRNGRLYQYNKVTELWHEHYQSQHLVLSKLPGTAMRPSLPSLTGSIFMLSEDGGLVEYHWNTLDGWNWVEHGTPYKGVTLVGSPGPCFDGNKLFSIGSDGKVYLRYMDEMTWKWKSCGFPYMGNMIVENQRQGEERETKEEICVDKDFAARLEMNSGTLHDLSENCDPKVASTRPIPFSEDSIIFELRDGRLAELQRTESTDWFWSRTIGTPTSACIANYWTALAS
- the LOC121238842 gene encoding uncharacterized protein LOC121238842 isoform X1 — its product is MSLFCSIFFTVVLLLGSWFLVLAHDSWCPHHFVQQTNRQFQQKTDRFWEYNEQTNSWVEVELPYDLISCLNDNCTKVGSLSRTTKKSEDHMQREYDPVERESLKKKDGHGGVEDSPDTVLPLRKRISLTKMSDESIWVTGESGSIYERFWNGVQWVIAPHDLPVFAGHAISVFIVNQTILALSEAGILYQLQLSESSQPVWLELIPRSNQKTGTEEEQSSAMLIKSGAVSHDGVRVYFCTRKGALIELSEVEPPRWVYHGRPPGANVAAIADASAIRTEVVYTISSIGDLYEYDRSSKPSWKKHIWREGTGHDASLIPSMGCTSHGLTGDHSISLFLLTKGGSLIERRLHQRKWKWVVHGSPKDEHLTAITPVLHEELNEKLFSLFLTTSTGFIYEYRILKQSGIAQENQIPDAWVSHMHPPYAKAARGIAGLQFHVGRMVFPLDDGRLAELHLPGLGGESTGPNQQVNVRRKASTKYIWSLIDAPESEGWNSEYCTEERGPTNCILGSKDDLNGIGTLRSMTRRRKGSQEQAYLPPGASGGGRMISTEESSSQDNWITTNFRLRVMQGGRSFFLIADAGLTFEYLYTENVWLWLRHDHTTAIKGALGNYNGSLYVVDTYGSLLIRERSSNELTWINCTALTKGRQVTGGPPWDGMPGKAMRVTTEDALFFVSKTGRLLQFTVALRKFKWKDCRNPPNSKIATIVDQEMFRENVVFVLGRNGRLYQYNKVTELWHEHYQSQHLVLSKLPGTAMRPSLPSLTGSIFMLSEDGGLVEYHWNTLDGWNWVEHGTPYKGVTLVGSPGPCFDGNKLFSIGSDGKVYLRYMDEMTWKWKSCGFPYMGNMIVENQRQGEERETKEEICVDKDFAARLEMNSGTLHDLSENCDPKVASTRPIPFSEDSIIFELRDGRLAELQRTESTDWFWSRTIGTPTSACIANYWTALAS